Proteins encoded together in one Kitasatospora albolonga window:
- a CDS encoding adenosylcobinamide kinase/adenosylcobinamide phosphate guanyltransferase, whose protein sequence is MELTLLGTGAPEGLPRPSCPCAACATARGPWARAATALLVDDALLLDLTPGAVFAAARAGRSLGAVRQVLLTHPHDGPAVELPATLPPAGRVPDGQVLTLISGHRVRAVPMDAPGTGYEVSSPEGERLLYLPPGGAPAGLDGRAERPYDLVVCDVVGRPDAVARLRSVGGVGPATEVIAVHLDHDAPPGAALERLLAAAGARAVPDGTTLVVGEYPVVPDVPRRVLVTGGARSGKSLEAERRLETFPEVVYVATGGRREGDPEWAARVGLHRERRPGAWRTEETCEVAELLGADGPPLLVDCLSLWLTDAMDRVDAWEDVRWREGGEAALRTRVAELVAAVRATRRQVVLVTNEVGAGVVPATPAGRRFRDELGRLNAAVAAECEEVLLVVAGQVVVLRG, encoded by the coding sequence GTGGAACTGACTCTGCTCGGCACCGGAGCCCCCGAGGGGCTGCCGCGCCCCTCCTGCCCCTGTGCGGCCTGTGCGACGGCCCGCGGTCCGTGGGCGCGCGCCGCGACCGCCCTGCTGGTCGACGACGCGCTGCTGCTCGATCTGACCCCGGGGGCCGTGTTCGCGGCGGCCCGCGCGGGGCGCTCGCTGGGCGCGGTACGCCAGGTGCTGCTGACCCATCCGCACGACGGGCCCGCCGTCGAGCTGCCCGCCACGCTGCCTCCGGCCGGGCGGGTGCCGGACGGCCAGGTGCTGACGCTGATCAGCGGGCACCGGGTGCGGGCGGTGCCGATGGACGCGCCGGGGACCGGTTACGAGGTGAGCTCCCCGGAGGGCGAACGGCTGCTGTACCTGCCGCCGGGGGGTGCCCCCGCCGGTCTCGACGGGCGCGCCGAGCGGCCGTACGACCTGGTCGTCTGCGATGTGGTCGGACGCCCCGACGCCGTGGCGCGGCTGCGGTCGGTGGGCGGGGTGGGCCCGGCCACCGAGGTGATCGCGGTTCATCTGGACCATGACGCCCCGCCGGGTGCGGCGCTGGAGCGGCTGCTCGCGGCGGCCGGGGCGCGGGCGGTGCCGGACGGGACGACGCTGGTGGTGGGCGAGTACCCGGTGGTGCCGGACGTGCCGCGCCGGGTGCTGGTGACGGGCGGCGCCCGGTCGGGGAAGTCGCTGGAGGCGGAGCGGCGTCTTGAGACGTTCCCCGAGGTGGTGTACGTGGCGACCGGCGGGCGCCGCGAGGGGGACCCGGAGTGGGCGGCGCGGGTGGGGCTGCACCGGGAGCGCAGGCCGGGCGCGTGGCGGACCGAGGAGACCTGTGAGGTGGCGGAGCTGCTGGGGGCGGACGGGCCGCCGCTGCTGGTGGACTGCCTGTCGCTGTGGCTGACCGACGCGATGGACCGGGTGGACGCCTGGGAGGACGTGCGGTGGCGGGAGGGCGGTGAGGCGGCGCTGCGGACGCGGGTCGCGGAGCTGGTGGCGGCGGTGCGCGCGACCCGGCGCCAGGTGGTGCTGGTGACGAACGAGGTGGGTGCGGGGGTGGTCCCGGCGACCCCGGCGGGGCGGCGGTTCCGGGACGAGCTGGGGCGGCTGAACGCGGCGGTGGCGGCGGAGTGCGAGGAGGTGCTGCTGGTGGTGGCGGGGCAGGTGGTGGTGTTGCGGGGGTGA